A segment of the Chryseobacterium scophthalmum genome:
GTTGCAGAAACAGATACAATCGAAGGAAGCGGAACTAAAGAAGTTGCTGTAGCACACAGTTTCTTAGAATTATAATTAATATCAATTTATTATATAAAAAACACCTCTGTGCTCAGAGGTGTTTTTTTGTAAGCTTAGTGTAATGTTTGAATTATTTTTTTATAAAAATATTAAATTCATTACTAATAAGATTCAGTAATTCTTGAAACGAAAGCAATTCATCTACATTGGGGTATGTTTCTAAATAAGACTTAGGATTGTAATATATGAACTCATTTTCTTTTTTTCCAACTTTAATTTTTACATAAAAAGATACTCCATCAACAATGGCAATATTAGATGATGATGATAAAAGTTCGCCATCTTCAATCTGATATTCCTTGTTTATAGTTTTTAATTTGTATTGGAAAGCTTCCCATTTAGGAAGATGAATAATTTGAGTGTCTAGGATTTGTAACCAAATCAGTTCAAAATTTTTCAGAGAATTTAATTTAGACTTCCTTGTTTTTATAATCGTTTCATCTTTATTATTTTTTGAAGCTACAGTGTTATAAAATTCAGCTTTCCAGTTTTCATTGTTGTCCTTATAAAACCGAAAGAGCTCTAAACCTGTAGAAGTTTGGTAATCTTTATAAACCCTGATTTCAGAGTCATTGAATTTCAGATTTTCAATTTTCAAAATTTTATCATACTCCAAATTGCTTTGGCTCAACAAAAAATTGAACTGGATTATTAAGAAGCAGAAAAATAAGCATTTAGTCATATTTTTTCAACAACATTATCTCAAACTTCTTACACTTACCTCAGGTTTTTCACCCTGTGGAACAATAAAAATAGCATCATCATTAATTGTATCTCCTGTATCAAAATAATAACTTCCGATAACAGGCAAGATGTTGGTAACAAACTTTCCGGATTTGTCGTAAGCAGAATACGAAACATTGATCATCTGAGTTTTCATTTTTAGCTGAATCTTTTTCGATGTTAGTTTTGCTCCGGTAGCATTTACACAATCGAGTTCTACAATTCCGGTGTCCATTACAATTTGCGGGTAAGAGGTAAGTCGGATATTATAAGATTTATCTGACGTATTTTTTACCGAAGCCGACACTTTGTAGCGGTCGAAGTTTTTTCCTCCGACTTGTATGCTTTCTTTATTAAGAATGTTGAAGCTTACTTTCATTCCGTTAACGTCTGCAGTTTCGCCGTCAGAGATTTTCTGGGCTTTTGTAAAGTTTCCGAAACTTAAGAATGTAAGCATGAAAATTAGAAGAATTGAGTTTTTCATGAGGTAGTTTTGAATTTGTTATTAGTTTAAATTTACAAAATAAAACCTTTTCCAGATATTAATATTTTATCATATTCAGAAAACAGGTGAATATGATAAAATATTAAGTTAAATTTATTTGATTTTCGCAATCCATTCCGCACCGCTGATGTCAGTCAATTTTATCACTGAAATTTTTTCGGATGAAGAAGAATTATCTTTCAAATCAATCGTTAAATCAGCTTTTGAGCCTAATGGAATAATTAAACTGTGCTTTCCGGGCTTTACTTTCGCCACATAATGATTATGAATTTTTTCTTTAGAAAATTTTGAAAGTTCAGCTCCGTTCATGGATTGAATGACTTCTCCTTGCTCATTTAACAAATCAATTCCAATAAGAAAAGAACCGTAAACATCGACACCTTCTGTTCTATAAATCTCAAATTTTACCTGCGACAGATTCATTTTTATATTGGAAATTTCAACCTTTGGTTTCACCGATTTATTATGCAAAGTACCAAAAACACCACCATGAAAATATTGATTGGTGTATAACGTCAATCCAAAAATAAGCAGTGAACCTACAAGTATAAAACGTTTTGGGTTTCTAATCGGTAAGATCCCAGAACCTAAATAATGAAACCATTTTTTCTGAGTAAAAGGATATTCTTTATTTTTAAAATACTGATCTAAAGAATAAGTTCCGCTGCCTGTAAGAAAAAGGGTAAATCCACAAGCGATTCCTAAAACTCCTATTTGCCATTCGTCTAAACAGGTGGTTCCTATCCATCCGGAACCCAACAAAATTCCCATTGCTAAAGCAAAAACTCCTGCAGCCATCAATCTTGTGAATAGTCCCAAAATAATAAATAATCCTACAATAGCTTCAATGATGGTAAAGCTGACCATCGAGGTTTGCAACGCATCGGGATGAGTAACCAGATATTCGATAATGGGTTTTATTCCTAAAGCATTCGGTAAAAAATGGTTGAATTTTTCGCCGATATATCCGGCTTCATCGGGAATGAGTTTGTTTTCGAGAATAAGTCTGCGCCAGAAAGCTGAAAAGTAGGTCCAGCCAATTACAAGGCGGATTGATAATGTATATAAACCAGCCATATCAGTAGGCTGATTGGTCATATTTTTTGTCATTAAAGTTTATTTTAAAAGTTGATTGTGAAAAATGATTTAGAAATGATTCTAAGCCATATCCAGTTTCAATCTTTTAAATAAAATATACTTTGGAGGACTGTTTCCTGAAGTGTTTCCGGAATAGTTTTTTTGAGAAAAAGCTGGCTTTTCAAAATTTAAATCGCCCGATTGTAAAAAATCTGAAAATGCAATTCCTTTAAATTTAAAATCAGCTTTTGAAATGGAAACTTTCGAAGAAGAATTAAAACTCTCGCAAGCAGAAAATGATGGTGCCGTTGTTTTTACTTTGTTGAGAGTACCGATGTGCTGAATGTCAAAAACCTCCAATACATCTCTCTTTAATGAACAGGGAGATAATGAAAACGCTACAACAAGCATCATTACGATTGCTTTGTAGAGTTTTAGGTGAACTTTTATATTTGACATCTTTACAAAACTACGGATTTCAAAATTAAAAGGCCTGCAAATATTTCTATTATAAATGAATTTTAAATTTTTATCTTCTAAATAAGCCAAATAGCTTCTTTTGCCTTTATTTCAGAAACTTTTATAAACTATTTTTAACATTAAGAAGTTAAGATTTTATAAGAATTACGCTTAATAAGCTTTAATCAAAATTAATTTATTGATTTCTTAAAATTGTTCATTCATTATGATAAGATTTCTTAATTACTTAATGTTTAAAAAAAAGAATAAACAAGGTTTATTTAAGTGAAGAAAATTAAGTAAATGAATTTTAAACAGGTTCTTAGAAAAATATTTTGAAACATGATATTGAAGCGGTAATCACAGCTTCCTTATTCTTATCTTTGTCTCTCTTTAAAGCAATAAAAATACCCTTACTTCAATTGAAGAATCTAAAATATTATTTAGCCGCCATTTTCGCCTTCGCAACTTGGGGAACATTCAGTCTGGTCTTAAGACCGCTGCATTCGTATGCTTCTTTAGATATCCTTTTTTACAGAGTTTTCAGCTGTGCATTGATTATGTCTGTGGTAACGGTACTTTTTAGAAGAGCTAAGCTTAAAGAAAATTTAAAATATTTTAAAAGTATTTCAAAGGACAGTAAATATAAAATAGTAGGTTTAAATGTTTTAAGCAGTATTTTACTTACCGGAAATTGGTTTTCGTTTATCTATGTGATGAATCATATCAGTGTGAGAGCAACGTCTGTTGCCTATCTTGTATGTCCGATAATTACAACGATTCTTGCGTTTTTTATTCTTCGTGAAAAACTTACAAAATTACAATGGATTTCTGTAGTTTTAAGTGGAATAGGATGTGTTTTGTTGTCGTATTCCAATCTTATTGATATGGTTTACAGTAGTTTAATTGGTTCTACTTATGCATGTTATCTAATTATTCAGAGTGTAAATTCTAAGTTTGATAAGTTTCTGATCCTTAATTTCCACATGATTTTGGCTGCGCTGATTTTATTACCGTTTTTTCCGTCATATTCAGGAACGGTTCCTACAGAATTTAAATTCTATTTCTATATTGAAATCATTGCAGTAATGTACACGATTGTTCCGTTATTACTAAATTTATATGCATTATCAGGAATTGCCTCATCAAAAGTCGGAATGATTCTCAATATCAACCCGATTATTGCCTTTGTTTTAGCAGGAGCTGTTTATCACGAGGCTCTTGGAGGGCTGCAGATTCTATCTTATGCGATCATATTTTTAGCCGTTATTATTTTTAATGCAAAAGAAATTTTTCGTTTAAAGCCGGAACGAGCGGTTTAAAAACTTTTATAAAGATTTTAAGTTTAAAATTTAAATGCTTTGCTTGTGCATAATTCCCCATTTTTCTAATTCTTCGATAACGGGTTTTAGCTGATAACCGATTTCTGTTAATTCATATTCCACTCTTGGCGGAACTTCTGCAAAGACTGTTCTTGTGATAATTTTATCTTCTTCAAGCCTTCGAAGCTGAAGCGTAAGCATACGTTCAGTAATATTTCCGAGGATCTTTCTGAGCTCTCCGAATCTCAGTTTTCCGTTGATCAGATAACAGCAGATGGCAAGTGACCATTGTCCGCCAATTAATTTTGAGGCATAAAGCTCCGGACATTCATCGATGAGCGCTTTTTTATTCGCAAAATTGGTTGAAGTTTCCTTTATTTTAGTCATTACTTACATTTTTTATAGTACCATACAATGGGTTGCTAATGTACAAAATGTAAGTTACACCTATTATTTTTGTAAAAGAAATTTAGATCTTACAAGAAACTAAGTGTCTTTTTACCGCAAAAGCATCAAAAGAAATGATTGAAAAAAAGAGAAATTCAAAAGTTCACAAAATGTAAAACCTTACTTATGAGTTGTTTTGTTAGCTTTTGAAAAACTTAAATCAGACTAAGATCTTTTGCCTCTTTTGTGGTTTAAAAAGTCATCTGTAAAAAAATTAAAAATATGAGAGCATTAGTAATCGTTACTCATCCAAAAATGGAAGAGTCGTTGATCAATAGAAGATGGGTGGAAGAATTGAAGAAGTTTCCCGAAAAATATACTGTTCATCAGTTGTACGAAAATTATCCTGATGAAAATATCGATGTTAAAAAAGAACAGGAATTGATTGAAGCTTATGATAAAATTATTTTTCAGTTTCCGTTTTATTGGTTTAGCAGTCCGCCTTTATTGAAAAAATGGCTGGATGAAGTTCTTTTACACGGTTGGGCTTATGGAAGTAAAAGCGGATTTAAAGTAGGCGGAAAAAAGATCGCTTTGGCAATCTCAACAGGAATTGATAATGAGGGTTTTAGTGCTTCCGGAAAATATAAATACACGATGAAAGAATTAACAAAACCTTTTGAACTAAGCTTTGAATATGTAAAAGCAGATTACCAAGATCCCTTTGTTTATTATGGATTGGAACATGATCCTTCTCTCGAATGGATAGAAAAAAGTGTTCCCCAATATCTTGATTTTATAGATAATCTGTAAAATGTTTTTCTAAATTAATCATGCTGCTGACAGACACTTGTCAGCAGTTTGCATTACCTTTACTTTCTAAAATAAAATGATGGATCAAAATAATTTAGATAAAATCATAGAACGTTCTTTAGAGATCAGAAAAAAATATCACGAGTTGGAAGTTCAGCAAAATGGTAGTGAATGGACGTTGGAGCAAGATACTTTGGCATATCTTACTGA
Coding sequences within it:
- a CDS encoding NAD(P)H-dependent oxidoreductase, which codes for MRALVIVTHPKMEESLINRRWVEELKKFPEKYTVHQLYENYPDENIDVKKEQELIEAYDKIIFQFPFYWFSSPPLLKKWLDEVLLHGWAYGSKSGFKVGGKKIALAISTGIDNEGFSASGKYKYTMKELTKPFELSFEYVKADYQDPFVYYGLEHDPSLEWIEKSVPQYLDFIDNL
- a CDS encoding EamA family transporter gives rise to the protein MKNLKYYLAAIFAFATWGTFSLVLRPLHSYASLDILFYRVFSCALIMSVVTVLFRRAKLKENLKYFKSISKDSKYKIVGLNVLSSILLTGNWFSFIYVMNHISVRATSVAYLVCPIITTILAFFILREKLTKLQWISVVLSGIGCVLLSYSNLIDMVYSSLIGSTYACYLIIQSVNSKFDKFLILNFHMILAALILLPFFPSYSGTVPTEFKFYFYIEIIAVMYTIVPLLLNLYALSGIASSKVGMILNINPIIAFVLAGAVYHEALGGLQILSYAIIFLAVIIFNAKEIFRLKPERAV
- a CDS encoding TQO small subunit DoxD, yielding MTKNMTNQPTDMAGLYTLSIRLVIGWTYFSAFWRRLILENKLIPDEAGYIGEKFNHFLPNALGIKPIIEYLVTHPDALQTSMVSFTIIEAIVGLFIILGLFTRLMAAGVFALAMGILLGSGWIGTTCLDEWQIGVLGIACGFTLFLTGSGTYSLDQYFKNKEYPFTQKKWFHYLGSGILPIRNPKRFILVGSLLIFGLTLYTNQYFHGGVFGTLHNKSVKPKVEISNIKMNLSQVKFEIYRTEGVDVYGSFLIGIDLLNEQGEVIQSMNGAELSKFSKEKIHNHYVAKVKPGKHSLIIPLGSKADLTIDLKDNSSSSEKISVIKLTDISGAEWIAKIK
- a CDS encoding winged helix-turn-helix transcriptional regulator → MTKIKETSTNFANKKALIDECPELYASKLIGGQWSLAICCYLINGKLRFGELRKILGNITERMLTLQLRRLEEDKIITRTVFAEVPPRVEYELTEIGYQLKPVIEELEKWGIMHKQSI